The Fortiea contorta PCC 7126 genome has a segment encoding these proteins:
- a CDS encoding SGNH/GDSL hydrolase family protein, translated as MRDPYLLAASLLTGLAIPASALPQMSIFLSGNPRIHWDVPQNSQLTPSEKTIPSINISSPQLSDRGLQLSADVRPTSREARLIPSLDTPLPLSHQELPAPTQSSFNPSFSRSSRTLTSGSQLYQQRLVYLKTGQSHKYLDENSLQSLWESGKKHQLTYEDWKGLLALEAKAIAQEQGANRLNILVGDSLSLWFPHKKLPAGKLWLNQGISGDTSGGILKRLGAFSHTRPDVIYIMAGVNDLRKGLGDNIILYNHRQIIHSLRKTHPKAEIVVQSILPTRLEKIPNQRIRYLNAQLAQIAKQEKANYLDIYNWFTDFEGNLRFDLTTDGIHLSAEGYDVWRSVIQQVEFKLSQREN; from the coding sequence ATGAGGGATCCGTATCTGTTGGCAGCAAGTTTGTTAACAGGATTGGCAATACCAGCATCGGCCTTACCACAGATGTCGATTTTTCTGTCGGGAAATCCCAGAATTCACTGGGATGTGCCACAAAATTCGCAGTTAACACCGAGTGAAAAGACAATCCCCAGTATTAACATCTCCTCACCACAATTGAGCGATCGCGGTTTGCAACTGAGTGCAGATGTGCGCCCCACATCGAGGGAAGCCCGCTTGATTCCCAGTCTTGATACCCCCTTACCACTTAGTCATCAAGAATTACCAGCGCCGACACAATCATCATTTAACCCCAGTTTTTCCAGATCAAGCCGCACCTTGACATCTGGTAGTCAACTTTATCAACAAAGGTTAGTGTATTTGAAAACTGGCCAGAGTCATAAATACCTGGATGAAAACAGCTTGCAATCTTTATGGGAATCAGGGAAAAAACATCAGTTAACCTATGAAGACTGGAAAGGTTTATTAGCTTTAGAAGCCAAGGCGATCGCTCAAGAACAAGGTGCAAATCGCCTGAATATTCTAGTAGGTGATTCTTTAAGCTTGTGGTTTCCCCATAAAAAACTACCTGCTGGCAAATTGTGGCTAAATCAGGGAATTTCTGGCGATACTTCCGGGGGAATTTTAAAAAGATTGGGAGCATTTTCCCATACGCGACCAGATGTGATTTACATCATGGCAGGAGTTAACGACTTACGCAAAGGATTGGGCGATAACATAATTTTGTATAATCATCGCCAAATTATTCACAGTTTACGCAAAACTCATCCCAAAGCGGAAATAGTTGTTCAATCAATTTTGCCGACTCGCCTCGAAAAAATTCCCAACCAACGAATTCGCTATCTCAACGCCCAATTAGCACAAATTGCCAAACAAGAAAAAGCAAATTATTTAGATATCTATAATTGGTTTACAGACTTTGAAGGTAACTTGCGTTTTGATTTAACC
- a CDS encoding DUF4351 domain-containing protein, whose product MSFDNLCKLLSEKHPTTFASWVLGTPQKSVTVLKTELSIEPIRADYVTFLQLEGRILHLEFQTKLESTPPLPLRMLDYWVRLYRLYRLPITQVVVLLLPPAPETVIETAFIVENTRHEYRVICMWEENPQLFLNDEALLPLAPLTATTQPQVLLQQVVGRVNQIQPQQRAQISAYTQILAGLKYKKDLIRQLFREGMMRESVIYQEILKEGEQIGEQRGRLEGEQRGRQEGRQEGERSLILRLLNRRVGELPPQVRERIEILSLEQLENLGEALLDFQAITDLEAWLSTLE is encoded by the coding sequence ATGTCCTTTGATAACTTGTGCAAGCTACTATCGGAAAAACATCCTACTACCTTTGCCAGTTGGGTACTAGGAACACCCCAAAAAAGCGTCACAGTCCTCAAAACCGAATTGAGTATTGAACCGATTCGCGCCGATTACGTCACATTCCTACAACTAGAAGGACGTATTCTCCATCTGGAATTTCAAACCAAACTCGAATCGACACCACCTCTACCGTTGCGGATGCTCGATTATTGGGTGAGGTTGTATCGGTTGTATCGTCTACCAATCACGCAAGTCGTTGTCTTATTGCTTCCACCAGCACCAGAAACAGTCATTGAAACCGCTTTTATAGTTGAAAATACTCGTCACGAATATCGTGTGATTTGCATGTGGGAGGAAAATCCTCAACTGTTCCTCAACGACGAGGCTTTGTTACCACTGGCACCCCTAACAGCAACCACCCAACCTCAAGTTTTATTGCAGCAAGTTGTGGGACGAGTCAATCAAATACAGCCACAACAACGAGCGCAAATTTCTGCTTACACCCAAATCTTAGCGGGATTAAAATACAAAAAGGACTTGATTCGACAATTATTTCGGGAGGGTATGATGCGCGAGTCAGTAATTTATCAAGAAATTCTCAAAGAAGGAGAACAAATAGGAGAACAACGAGGACGACTTGAGGGAGAACAACGAGGACGACAAGAAGGACGGCAAGAAGGAGAGCGATCGCTCATTCTCCGACTGTTAAATCGCCGTGTGGGAGAATTACCTCCACAGGTACGTGAGCGGATTGAAATTCTTTCTCTTGAACAATTAGAAAATCTTGGAGAAGCATTGTTAGATTTTCAGGCAATTACAGATTTAGAAGCCTGGTTGAGTACATTAGAATAA
- a CDS encoding MlaD family protein, whose protein sequence is MRGLTNRFMSTRILREGSVGLLILLGMGVFGAILLWLNRFSTSRSSYKLIVEFANAGGMQKGSPVRYRGVKVGNISAIRPGPNAIDVELEISQPDLLIPQDVLVEANQSGLISESIIDIIPKSALPSGVTIAKPLDKKCDRQYIVCNGSRLKGQIGISVDRLIRSSTELATVYNNPKFYQNLNRLLENASLAAASVADLSQDLRGLSKSAQRQLGTFSDTANSIQRATNQLTVSTSKTADQLGSTAKQFSITANQASRLLNDLDNLVITNRSSLVSALNNITQVSDKLLVTVNSLSPAVNRLSQGELLNNLETLSANAAQASANLRDASQNLNDPKNRVLLQQTLDSARVTFENTQKITSDLDELTGDPAFRKNLRQLVNGLSNLVSSTEQMQQSVQVAATLDSLQASLNKPDTDTLEINPAPAAFKSAELDTHENNISSQERLLKQLRKYEQEQKQQQ, encoded by the coding sequence ATGCGAGGTTTAACAAACCGCTTCATGTCTACACGAATTTTAAGAGAAGGCTCGGTAGGATTATTAATCTTGCTGGGAATGGGGGTATTTGGAGCGATATTATTGTGGTTAAATAGATTCAGTACTAGTCGCAGTTCCTATAAATTAATTGTAGAATTTGCTAACGCTGGTGGGATGCAAAAAGGCTCACCAGTTAGATATCGTGGGGTAAAAGTAGGAAACATTTCTGCGATTCGACCAGGGCCAAATGCCATTGATGTGGAACTGGAAATATCCCAACCTGATTTATTAATTCCCCAAGACGTGTTGGTAGAAGCCAACCAAAGCGGACTGATTAGCGAAAGTATTATTGATATTATCCCCAAGAGCGCCTTACCAAGCGGAGTGACGATTGCTAAACCGCTAGATAAAAAGTGCGATCGCCAGTATATTGTTTGTAATGGCTCTCGGTTGAAAGGTCAAATTGGTATTAGTGTTGATCGACTGATCCGCAGTTCTACAGAACTAGCCACAGTATATAACAATCCGAAATTTTATCAAAACCTCAATCGACTATTAGAAAACGCTTCCTTAGCCGCTGCAAGTGTAGCCGATCTGAGTCAAGATTTGCGGGGTTTATCTAAAAGTGCTCAAAGACAACTAGGAACTTTTTCCGACACTGCTAATTCAATCCAACGCGCCACAAATCAACTTACTGTTTCCACCTCTAAAACTGCAGATCAACTCGGCTCCACAGCTAAACAGTTTAGCATCACCGCGAATCAAGCCAGCCGCTTGTTAAACGATCTTGATAACCTCGTCATCACCAATCGTTCTTCACTGGTGAGCGCTCTCAATAACATCACCCAAGTCAGCGACAAACTTTTAGTTACAGTTAATAGTTTATCACCAGCCGTCAACCGCTTGAGTCAAGGAGAATTACTCAACAACTTAGAAACACTCTCTGCAAACGCCGCACAAGCATCAGCTAACTTACGCGACGCTTCCCAAAACTTAAATGATCCTAAAAACCGCGTCTTGTTACAACAAACTCTAGACTCAGCCAGGGTAACATTTGAAAATACCCAAAAAATCACCTCAGATCTAGATGAATTAACAGGCGACCCTGCTTTCCGTAAAAATCTGCGACAACTGGTAAATGGCTTAAGTAATTTAGTGTCTTCTACAGAGCAGATGCAGCAGAGCGTACAAGTTGCTGCAACTTTAGACTCGCTTCAAGCATCCCTCAATAAACCAGACACAGACACCCTAGAGATTAACCCCGCACCAGCAGCCTTCAAAAGTGCTGAGTTAGATACTCATGAGAATAATATATCATCCCAAGAACGCTTATTAAAACAACTGCGGAAATACGAGCAAGAGCAAAAACAACAACAATAA
- a CDS encoding ABC transporter ATP-binding protein, with protein sequence MTEPLIELKGVSKSFGSNKVLDNVNLTIYRGDALGIIGPSGTGKSTILRVIAGLMTPDTGEVYVQGVKRDNLIEDGADPVGIGMVFQQAALFDSLTVEENVGFLLYQNSQITRSRIRELVKEKLDMVGLSGIDHLYPAELSGGMRKRVSFARAIMSNPDSPNDDTEILLYDEPTAGLDPIASTVIEDLIRNLQQAQGVCSTYAIVTHQDSTIHRTTDRLVFLYQGKVQWQGTVNEIDSTDHPLIRQFMSGSVEGPIQVAG encoded by the coding sequence TGACAGAACCACTAATCGAATTAAAAGGCGTTTCTAAATCCTTTGGTAGTAATAAAGTTTTAGATAATGTAAACTTGACAATTTACCGAGGAGATGCATTAGGAATTATTGGCCCTTCCGGGACGGGAAAATCAACAATTTTACGAGTGATTGCGGGATTAATGACTCCCGATACTGGCGAAGTTTATGTACAAGGAGTGAAGCGAGATAATTTAATAGAGGATGGCGCTGATCCGGTAGGGATTGGGATGGTATTTCAGCAAGCAGCGTTATTTGATTCGTTGACAGTAGAAGAAAATGTGGGGTTTCTACTGTATCAGAATTCTCAGATAACGCGATCGCGGATTCGAGAATTAGTCAAAGAAAAATTGGACATGGTAGGTTTGTCAGGGATAGATCATCTCTACCCAGCAGAACTTTCGGGAGGAATGCGAAAACGGGTCAGCTTCGCCCGTGCAATCATGTCTAATCCTGATAGCCCTAATGACGATACAGAAATTTTACTATACGATGAACCAACAGCCGGACTTGACCCCATCGCCTCAACTGTGATCGAGGACTTGATTCGCAATTTGCAGCAAGCCCAAGGAGTCTGTAGTACTTACGCAATTGTGACTCATCAAGATAGTACCATTCATCGTACAACCGATAGACTTGTATTTCTTTATCAAGGTAAGGTGCAGTGGCAAGGTACAGTTAATGAAATCGACAGCACAGACCATCCATTAATTAGACAATTCATGAGTGGGAGTGTGGAGGGACCGATTCAAGTAGCTGGTTAA
- a CDS encoding DNA-methyltransferase: MNPQQIHPTPYYTQNNGAIYLGDSLELIKSIQDNTINLILTSPPFALTRKKEYGNQSAEKYIEWFLPFADEFKRVLTDDGSFILDLGGAYLPGNPIRSIYQYELLVRLCREVGFYLAQEFYHYNPARLPTPAEWVTIRRIRVKDSVNVVWWLSKTPNPKADNRKVLKPYSQSMQQLLKNGYKAKIRPSGHDISDKFQKDNQGAIPPNLLEIANTESNSIYLRNCKAAEIKPHPARFPQGFAEFFIKFLTDEGDIVLDPFAGSNTTGFVAQTWQRQWISFEINEEYVKGSQYRFSN; the protein is encoded by the coding sequence TTGAACCCACAACAAATACATCCAACGCCCTATTACACCCAAAATAACGGAGCAATATACTTAGGTGATAGCCTAGAACTGATCAAATCCATCCAAGACAACACCATTAATCTCATTCTCACCTCACCTCCATTTGCACTCACCCGCAAAAAAGAATACGGCAACCAAAGCGCCGAAAAATATATAGAATGGTTTCTACCCTTCGCTGACGAATTTAAAAGAGTCCTCACCGATGACGGCTCATTCATATTAGATTTAGGTGGTGCTTATCTTCCTGGAAATCCTATCCGCAGCATTTACCAATATGAGCTTTTAGTCAGACTCTGTAGAGAAGTCGGCTTTTATCTCGCTCAAGAATTTTATCACTACAACCCCGCTCGACTGCCAACCCCCGCCGAGTGGGTAACAATTAGACGCATTCGTGTTAAAGACTCAGTAAATGTGGTTTGGTGGCTATCAAAAACACCAAATCCAAAAGCAGATAATAGAAAAGTGTTAAAACCCTATAGCCAGAGTATGCAGCAACTACTCAAAAATGGCTATAAAGCAAAAATCCGCCCTAGTGGCCATGATATTTCTGATAAATTCCAAAAAGATAATCAAGGGGCAATTCCACCAAATTTATTAGAAATTGCCAATACGGAATCAAACAGCATTTATTTGCGAAATTGTAAAGCAGCAGAAATTAAGCCTCATCCAGCACGTTTTCCGCAAGGGTTTGCAGAATTTTTTATTAAATTTTTGACTGATGAAGGTGATATAGTATTAGACCCATTCGCAGGTTCTAACACAACTGGGTTTGTTGCCCAAACTTGGCAACGTCAATGGATATCTTTTGAGATTAACGAAGAATATGTCAAAGGAAGTCAATATCGTTTTAGTAATTAG